TCAACGACCGATTCTGACAGGCAGCATACAAAAATAACGTTCAGGGAACGATTAACTCCCTCATCCGACAATCTCACGTATGATCCTCGTTGGGAGCGACGACGGCGTGTATCACATCTCGGATGTTGAGATGTCGACTGGAGGCAAAGCAACGAAAACTCTCGATTCTGAACGGGTGATGCGTCTCCGACAGTTCGAGGGCGTTGATGGAGTATTTGCGGCCACGAACACCGGTCTCTATCGATCACTGGATGGAAAGCAGTGGACAGAAATCGATACACCTCACGAAACGGTGTACGCAGTCGCTGCGGTTGGTGATCAACTCTACATCGGAACGCGGCCTGCACACATCTACGTCACAGCCACAGCATCAATCTCCCCCCTCGCTTCTGAGCGTGTTGAATGGCGCGAACTCGATGGATTTCAGGAACTTCCATCGCGTGATGAGTGGCGACTCCCGCGTCACGACAGTCTTGCTCACGTTCGTGATCTCTGTGTTGATCCGGCGAAATCAGATCGACTCATCGCCGGTGTCGAAGTCGGTGGTGTCCACATCAGTGACGACGGCGGAGAAACGTGGACCGAGCGATCCGGTGGTGTCGATGACGACATTCACGAACTCCACGTTGTCGGTCCCGGAAAGTACATCGCGGCTACCGGTCACGGGCTCTATCACACGAATGATGCCGGTCAAACGTGGACACAACTCGATCACGCTGGCGCTCAGTCGTACTTTCGGTGCGCATTCTCGATCGATGGCGTTCACTACGCGTCCGGAGCGCTCTCGAACTCATCGACGTGGGATGACGATGGAGCTAATCCTGCACTATTCGCGTGGTCCAGCGATGATTCACTCGACCAGATCGAGATCCCCCGTGAGAACGAAACCGTCACGGGGATGACGAACATCGGTGACGACCTAATTGTTGCAACACACCGAGGAAACCTCTTCGTGCGGACGGCTACCGGGTGGAGAGAAGGAGGCACGTTCCCTGTTCTTGGGCCTCTCACAGGTCGGTACACTCCAGTCACGTCGTCCGTCGAATGAACGGTGATTCTCCACTCATTGCTGCGCTCGAAGCCGAACGGACAGACGTACCGGCATTCGTGTTCCTTTCTGTGATGGACACACCACCGTTCACGAGTGAGACGTTCTGCATCGCAAGGCGGCGGGCCGAGCGATCGATCGCCGATCTCGATATCCGAACGAGCGTCCTTCGTTTGGGTCCAGTCTACGGCGAAGGAACAAACCAAGGACACTTTCCTCGGACG
The nucleotide sequence above comes from Halocatena marina. Encoded proteins:
- a CDS encoding WD40 repeat domain-containing protein — its product is MILVGSDDGVYHISDVEMSTGGKATKTLDSERVMRLRQFEGVDGVFAATNTGLYRSLDGKQWTEIDTPHETVYAVAAVGDQLYIGTRPAHIYVTATASISPLASERVEWRELDGFQELPSRDEWRLPRHDSLAHVRDLCVDPAKSDRLIAGVEVGGVHISDDGGETWTERSGGVDDDIHELHVVGPGKYIAATGHGLYHTNDAGQTWTQLDHAGAQSYFRCAFSIDGVHYASGALSNSSTWDDDGANPALFAWSSDDSLDQIEIPRENETVTGMTNIGDDLIVATHRGNLFVRTATGWREGGTFPVLGPLTGRYTPVTSSVE